From Myxococcales bacterium, the proteins below share one genomic window:
- a CDS encoding nicotinamidase produces the protein MLPLPSFYDPKSVPELYMERAALVANEATSFARTHRITPSSKDTKRIAAFGIDCQVGFCTPGASLFVPGAVEDTRRILAFLYGNMDRITGLHFSLDTHRIFQIFHPSWWLREDGTHPEPFSVVTYDDVRSGALRPVAHPAESLEYTKRLAAQGKYVLTIWPYHTLLGGLSHALVPALMEAAIFHAVARQQQTHFETKGTHALTENYSVLSPEVLELGGRPVGTFNAAFFKMLMEYDRVYVFGQAKSHCVLSTLRDMQAHLERTDPELVDKIYVLEDAMSPVPAPSMSPLPPELDFPRVAERAFAELERAGMHIVTTKDAIVI, from the coding sequence ATGCTTCCCCTGCCCTCGTTCTACGACCCGAAGTCCGTCCCCGAGCTCTACATGGAGCGCGCCGCGCTCGTCGCGAACGAAGCCACGAGCTTCGCACGCACCCATCGCATCACCCCGTCGTCCAAAGACACGAAGCGCATCGCGGCCTTCGGCATCGACTGCCAGGTCGGGTTCTGCACCCCCGGCGCGAGCCTCTTCGTCCCCGGAGCCGTCGAGGACACACGCAGGATCCTCGCCTTTTTGTACGGGAACATGGACCGCATCACCGGCCTCCACTTCTCGCTCGACACCCATCGGATCTTCCAGATCTTCCACCCCTCGTGGTGGCTCCGAGAGGACGGCACGCACCCCGAGCCGTTCTCGGTCGTCACCTACGACGACGTACGCTCCGGGGCCCTGCGCCCCGTCGCCCACCCCGCCGAGTCGCTCGAGTACACGAAGCGGCTCGCCGCGCAGGGCAAGTACGTGCTCACGATTTGGCCCTACCACACCCTCCTCGGAGGCCTCTCGCACGCGCTCGTCCCGGCGCTCATGGAGGCGGCGATCTTCCACGCCGTCGCGAGGCAGCAGCAGACCCACTTCGAGACGAAGGGCACGCACGCTCTCACGGAGAACTACTCGGTGCTGTCCCCCGAGGTGCTCGAGCTCGGCGGGCGCCCGGTCGGCACGTTCAACGCGGCCTTCTTCAAGATGCTCATGGAATACGACCGCGTGTACGTCTTCGGTCAGGCGAAGAGCCACTGCGTCCTCTCGACCCTCCGCGACATGCAGGCCCACCTCGAGCGGACCGACCCGGAGCTCGTCGACAAGATCTACGTGCTCGAGGACGCGATGAGCCCCGTGCCGGCGCCCTCCATGTCGCCGCTCCCTCCGGAGCTCGATTTCCCCCGGGTCGCCGAGCGGGCGTTCGCCGAGCTCGAGCGCGCCGGGATGCACATCGTGACCACCAAGGATGCCATCGTCATTTGA
- a CDS encoding VWA domain-containing protein: MSSSSFTAFSTSVIGGHLDEIVIAGAAGVDAEDLTASEVTLVTILVDASSSIASRGLTDAVVHGYGELLAAFSNAREKEGMLVALWTFNDEARVVHAYVPVDDATRLDRSTYTPVGCTRLYDTFCDALTANVAYADRLRAAGAPTESIVIVVTDGEDAGSRRTASDCRDLLRKALATEAWQAAFVGVGTDVDFRNVAKQMGFPASSVAVCEHATPTSLRALFRMVSQATLAASMASPGGGRGGFFGP, encoded by the coding sequence ATGAGCTCATCGTCTTTCACCGCGTTCTCCACCTCCGTCATCGGCGGACACTTGGACGAGATCGTGATCGCCGGCGCCGCGGGGGTCGACGCCGAAGACCTCACGGCGTCGGAGGTCACCCTCGTCACGATCCTCGTCGACGCCTCGAGCAGCATCGCGTCCCGCGGTCTCACGGACGCCGTCGTGCACGGATACGGCGAGCTGCTCGCGGCCTTCTCGAACGCCCGCGAGAAAGAAGGGATGTTGGTCGCGCTCTGGACCTTCAACGACGAGGCCCGCGTCGTCCACGCCTACGTCCCGGTCGACGACGCCACGCGCCTCGATCGATCGACCTACACCCCCGTCGGCTGCACACGCCTCTACGACACCTTCTGCGACGCGCTCACCGCCAACGTCGCCTACGCCGACCGCCTCCGCGCGGCCGGAGCTCCGACGGAGAGCATCGTCATCGTCGTGACGGACGGCGAGGACGCGGGCTCGCGCCGAACCGCCTCGGACTGCCGCGATCTGCTCCGCAAGGCTCTCGCCACGGAGGCGTGGCAAGCCGCGTTCGTCGGGGTAGGGACCGACGTGGACTTCCGTAACGTAGCGAAACAAATGGGATTTCCGGCCTCGTCCGTCGCCGTCTGCGAGCACGCCACCCCGACGTCGTTGCGCGCGCTCTTCCGCATGGTGAGCCAGGCCACGCTCGCCGCCTCCATGGCCTCCCCGGGCGGCGGACGGGGTGGATTCTTCGGCCCGTGA
- a CDS encoding NUDIX hydrolase, with amino-acid sequence MADRRTKLPDDEAAFLDDYRPADFPRPSVAVDLVILTIEDCDLRLLTVLRNEHPFKGKWALPGGFLRVGPSRTDQGEGLDEAAARELHEETGLPEGSVFLEQLRTFGAPGRDPRMRVVSVAYFALVRPTLAPLVRPGGDVHKVRWQSVVPGSAHGLAFDHDGIVSCAIDRIRADLDRSHLAFELVPETFTIQQLRAVHEVIRGAAIDPGNFRKRFLRMIDDGILEQARGKRLTASKPAQVYRFRDRDHG; translated from the coding sequence ATGGCGGACCGCAGAACCAAACTGCCAGACGACGAAGCGGCGTTCCTCGACGACTACCGGCCCGCGGACTTCCCTCGCCCGTCCGTGGCCGTCGACCTCGTCATTCTCACCATCGAGGACTGCGATCTTCGCCTCCTCACGGTGCTCCGCAACGAGCACCCCTTCAAGGGCAAGTGGGCCCTGCCCGGAGGCTTCCTGAGAGTCGGGCCCTCCCGCACCGACCAGGGAGAGGGGCTGGACGAGGCCGCGGCGCGCGAGCTCCACGAAGAGACGGGCCTACCCGAGGGCTCGGTCTTCCTCGAGCAGCTCCGCACGTTCGGGGCGCCGGGTCGGGATCCCCGCATGCGGGTCGTCAGCGTGGCCTACTTCGCGCTCGTCCGCCCGACGCTCGCGCCCCTCGTGCGGCCCGGCGGCGACGTTCACAAGGTTCGGTGGCAGTCCGTCGTTCCTGGCTCGGCGCACGGACTCGCGTTCGACCACGACGGCATCGTCTCGTGCGCCATCGACCGTATCCGGGCCGACCTCGATCGCTCTCACCTCGCGTTCGAGCTGGTCCCGGAGACGTTCACCATCCAACAGCTCCGCGCCGTCCATGAGGTCATTCGCGGCGCCGCGATCGACCCGGGAAACTTCCGAAAGCGATTCTTGCGCATGATCGACGACGGCATTCTAGAGCAGGCGCGGGGCAAGCGCCTGACGGCGTCGAAGCCCGCGCAGGTCTACCGGTTCCGCGATCGCGACCACGGGTAG
- a CDS encoding serine/threonine protein kinase codes for MDRLSPQTPQAGTKLDGYELLCPIAQGGMAVVWLARATLANGRLVVVKMLLPQYASDEQFQQMFVDEANIASGISHPNVARILDAGEANHTPYLVMEYIDGESIARLSETAKKAGTPIPVGIALRLIADAASGLHAAHELRGRDGALLNVVHRDVSPQNVLVRNVGSAALIDFGIAKARERLAEETRAGNLKGKVRYMAPEQALGKAVDRRVDVWALGAMLFEIFAGKGPYDGGSEIAALQRLVKGQKPAELPATVPEPVRSVVARALEPNRDLRFATAQDLERALVETIAALGVPASPADVAAFAAPFMRERSQARYAAARDAMVTLDARAGSRAPVLHATASGGYVALSVDEADEATQINYRFSVDELPDDPRDLDFGRGNAPKAPPAIEGFGVPDFAVPSTAPPPPPALSSRPPAANIAQSISDVLSSGFGPTGTLPPPPSGGAFGGPLTVGPMLGPSAPLVGADPSRALAPSPAADPSTPSQLATAPAPKRGAGAKIALVLVVLVLAAAAALAALRFSGRV; via the coding sequence GTGGACCGACTGTCACCGCAGACGCCCCAAGCGGGAACGAAGCTCGATGGCTACGAGCTTTTGTGCCCGATCGCGCAAGGTGGGATGGCCGTGGTCTGGCTCGCGCGCGCGACGCTCGCGAACGGTCGCTTGGTCGTCGTGAAGATGCTGCTCCCGCAGTACGCCTCGGACGAGCAGTTCCAACAGATGTTCGTCGACGAAGCGAACATCGCCTCGGGCATTTCCCACCCGAACGTCGCCCGCATCCTCGACGCCGGCGAGGCGAACCACACCCCGTACCTCGTGATGGAGTACATCGACGGCGAGTCGATCGCGAGGCTCTCGGAGACGGCGAAAAAAGCAGGGACGCCCATTCCGGTGGGCATCGCGCTGCGGCTCATCGCCGACGCGGCCTCGGGGCTTCACGCCGCCCACGAGCTCCGCGGGCGGGACGGAGCCCTGCTGAACGTCGTCCACAGGGACGTGTCGCCCCAGAACGTGCTCGTGCGAAACGTGGGCTCTGCGGCGTTGATCGACTTCGGCATCGCGAAGGCCCGGGAGCGCCTCGCGGAAGAGACGCGTGCCGGAAATCTCAAGGGCAAGGTGCGGTACATGGCGCCCGAGCAAGCCCTCGGGAAGGCCGTGGACCGGCGCGTCGACGTGTGGGCTCTCGGCGCCATGCTGTTCGAGATTTTCGCGGGGAAAGGCCCGTACGACGGCGGGAGCGAAATCGCCGCGCTCCAACGCCTCGTCAAGGGGCAGAAGCCCGCCGAGCTGCCGGCGACGGTCCCCGAGCCGGTGAGGTCGGTGGTGGCCCGTGCCCTCGAGCCGAACCGCGATCTCCGCTTCGCCACGGCGCAGGACCTGGAGAGGGCCCTCGTCGAGACGATCGCCGCGCTCGGAGTCCCCGCGTCGCCGGCCGACGTCGCGGCGTTCGCGGCGCCTTTCATGCGGGAGCGTTCGCAGGCGCGCTACGCCGCCGCGCGAGACGCGATGGTCACGCTCGACGCTCGCGCAGGGAGCCGCGCGCCCGTGCTCCACGCCACGGCCTCCGGTGGATACGTCGCGCTCTCCGTCGACGAGGCGGACGAGGCGACCCAGATCAACTACCGCTTCTCCGTCGACGAGCTCCCGGACGATCCTCGCGACCTCGATTTCGGCCGCGGGAACGCACCGAAGGCGCCGCCCGCGATCGAGGGGTTCGGAGTCCCGGATTTCGCGGTCCCGAGCACGGCGCCCCCTCCCCCGCCCGCGCTGTCGAGCCGGCCCCCGGCCGCGAACATCGCGCAATCGATCTCGGACGTGCTGAGCTCGGGTTTCGGGCCGACAGGCACCCTTCCGCCACCGCCGTCCGGGGGAGCGTTCGGAGGTCCCCTCACCGTCGGTCCGATGCTCGGCCCTTCGGCGCCCCTCGTCGGCGCCGACCCGAGCCGCGCGCTTGCGCCCAGCCCGGCCGCCGATCCATCGACTCCGAGCCAGTTGGCCACCGCGCCGGCACCGAAACGGGGCGCCGGCGCGAAGATCGCGCTCGTCCTCGTCGTCCTCGTGCTCGCCGCGGCGGCCGCGCTGGCCGCCCTGCGGTTTTCGGGTCGCGTCTGA
- a CDS encoding BtpA/SgcQ family protein — MTSPSLRRLVGVVHLPALPGSPCSELGLDAIVEGAVQGAKVLAEAGYDLCMIENYGDVPFHRGAVPAITVATMAIVAREVARATSIPLGVNVLRNDGLSALAIAHAVGAKAVRVNVLSGARVTDQGVVEGDAAVLLRERASLGAKRVEVWADVDVKHSSPLGPQAPIEHETADLVVRALADAVLVTGEGTGHAVDGEKLARVRAAVEASGRKVPVIVASGATIAALPALAAHAHGVVVGSALRANGKAGGPIDPRAAAAFADAFRMAFASV; from the coding sequence ATGACGTCGCCTTCGCTCCGCCGTCTCGTGGGTGTCGTGCACCTCCCAGCGCTGCCGGGGAGCCCCTGCAGCGAGCTCGGCCTCGACGCGATCGTGGAGGGAGCCGTCCAGGGGGCCAAGGTGCTCGCCGAAGCGGGCTACGACCTCTGCATGATCGAGAACTACGGGGACGTGCCCTTTCACCGGGGCGCCGTCCCAGCCATCACCGTCGCGACCATGGCGATCGTCGCGCGCGAGGTCGCTCGTGCGACGTCGATCCCGCTCGGCGTCAACGTCCTCCGCAACGACGGCCTCTCGGCCCTCGCCATCGCGCACGCGGTGGGCGCGAAGGCCGTGCGCGTGAACGTGCTCTCGGGCGCGCGTGTGACCGACCAAGGCGTGGTCGAGGGCGATGCGGCGGTGCTCCTCCGTGAGCGCGCGTCGCTGGGGGCGAAACGTGTGGAGGTGTGGGCAGACGTGGACGTCAAACACTCGTCGCCGCTTGGTCCTCAAGCGCCGATCGAGCACGAGACGGCCGATCTCGTCGTTCGTGCGCTCGCCGACGCCGTGCTCGTCACCGGCGAAGGCACCGGCCACGCGGTCGACGGCGAGAAGCTCGCGCGCGTTCGCGCTGCGGTGGAGGCCTCGGGGCGGAAGGTTCCGGTGATCGTCGCGAGCGGGGCGACGATCGCCGCGCTCCCCGCGCTCGCCGCTCACGCTCACGGCGTGGTGGTGGGCAGCGCGCTCCGCGCGAACGGCAAGGCGGGTGGCCCCATCGATCCGCGTGCCGCCGCCGCCTTCGCCGATGCATTCCGTATGGCATTCGCTTCGGTGTGA
- the gspN gene encoding type II secretion system protein GspN, which produces MKERLKTIGKKVGYFAFFFFAFLVSVTWTFPYDKLKERLVSSFNAQQRASSSQQELHVDELDSSFLTGVKATGVRLAMPPLEPGKPPVELKLDEVRARVSVLSLLVGNKDVTFKIKGFDGTIEGEFVEKSKERLIKVELDGVDVGKIEMLSQALGVPMEGRLFGQVDLRLPEGKASKGSGTVNLEIRDLAVGDGKAKIKGLLELPKLTVGALKFDAEAKEGILKVSKLAAGGKDVELSGEGRIQMRELANDSNLDMSVKFKVNDGYRGKNDKTKSLFGAPGSSIPPLFELDPTVKRAKTPDGLYAFQVRGQLGKPQFLPAAGISSPAMAAPKGLGQ; this is translated from the coding sequence GTGAAAGAGCGGCTCAAGACGATCGGGAAGAAGGTCGGGTACTTCGCCTTCTTCTTCTTCGCGTTCCTCGTGTCGGTGACGTGGACGTTCCCCTACGACAAGCTGAAGGAGCGGCTCGTCTCGTCGTTCAACGCGCAGCAGCGGGCCTCGAGCTCTCAGCAAGAGCTGCACGTGGACGAGCTCGACTCGTCGTTCCTCACCGGCGTCAAGGCGACCGGCGTGCGGCTCGCGATGCCGCCCCTCGAACCCGGCAAGCCGCCTGTCGAGCTCAAGCTCGACGAGGTGCGCGCGCGGGTCTCGGTCCTCTCGCTGCTCGTGGGCAACAAGGACGTCACGTTCAAGATCAAGGGCTTCGACGGCACGATCGAGGGGGAGTTCGTCGAGAAGTCCAAGGAGCGCCTCATCAAGGTGGAGCTCGACGGGGTCGACGTCGGCAAGATCGAGATGCTCTCTCAGGCGCTCGGCGTCCCGATGGAAGGGCGCCTCTTCGGTCAGGTCGACCTCCGGCTCCCCGAAGGCAAGGCCTCGAAGGGCTCCGGTACCGTCAACCTCGAGATCCGCGACCTCGCGGTGGGCGACGGAAAGGCGAAAATCAAAGGGCTGCTCGAGCTCCCGAAGCTCACCGTCGGCGCGCTCAAGTTCGACGCCGAGGCCAAAGAAGGCATCCTCAAGGTGAGCAAGCTCGCTGCTGGCGGCAAGGACGTGGAGCTGTCCGGAGAGGGGCGGATCCAGATGCGCGAGCTCGCGAACGATTCGAACCTGGACATGTCCGTCAAGTTCAAGGTGAACGACGGGTACCGCGGGAAGAACGACAAGACCAAGAGCCTCTTCGGCGCGCCGGGCTCGTCGATCCCGCCCCTGTTCGAGCTCGATCCGACGGTGAAGCGGGCGAAGACGCCCGACGGTCTCTATGCGTTTCAAGTGCGGGGTCAGCTCGGAAAGCCTCAATTTTTGCCGGCGGCGGGCATCTCGAGCCCCGCGATGGCCGCCCCGAAAGGTCTCGGACAATGA
- a CDS encoding type II secretion system protein M — MNFFEGTRLSPRDQRSATIGLVVLGVLLVLGLPIGLSVLAGGKKAEVEALRTALSDVQGARAKVRDRKSREDAVASRYAKRAPALAGFLEQSARSQKLEVSDSVDRAEVPHGKRYSERNTVIHFKKAGMRPIVKFIEGLEQGGQAVTVSRLNVRKRSGEPDSYDVELGVSAFDRNEAPKAAAPDKKDGK, encoded by the coding sequence ATGAACTTCTTCGAAGGGACCCGCCTCAGCCCGCGGGATCAGCGCTCGGCGACGATCGGTCTCGTGGTGCTGGGCGTGCTCTTGGTCTTGGGGTTGCCCATCGGGCTCTCCGTGCTCGCGGGCGGAAAGAAGGCCGAGGTCGAGGCGCTGCGGACGGCCCTCTCCGACGTGCAGGGCGCCCGCGCGAAGGTGCGCGATCGCAAGTCCCGCGAGGACGCGGTGGCGTCCCGGTATGCCAAACGCGCGCCCGCGCTGGCCGGCTTCTTGGAGCAGTCGGCGCGCTCGCAGAAGCTCGAGGTGAGCGACTCGGTCGATCGCGCCGAGGTGCCTCACGGGAAGCGCTACTCCGAACGCAACACCGTGATTCACTTCAAGAAAGCGGGCATGCGCCCGATCGTGAAATTCATCGAGGGGCTCGAGCAGGGCGGGCAGGCCGTGACGGTCTCGCGCCTGAACGTGCGCAAGCGCAGCGGTGAGCCCGACTCGTACGACGTGGAGCTCGGCGTCTCGGCGTTCGACAGGAACGAGGCCCCCAAGGCGGCGGCGCCGGACAAGAAGGACGGCAAGTGA
- the pilM gene encoding pilus assembly protein PilM has translation MSVYVGIDIEASTVKVAAIRASYRKTTLVGFGAREVPEGATDAQRAELVKEAVRAVLGEKGGLGDALAIAAEGAKSAVVTVDLPANAQKAIGDVLPFELEPVIPFDMSEAVFDYRMLAAPVSGEKGVTFPVLAAVARTADVRARIDFVKAALGSEPERVGVGAFPLANLVSVTPTLAGEAPILLLDLGPRSTDLVVLEKGEPVFARTLSYGTQGLPQTAPKMAREVRASLLAHRAAGGKAPTRTFLSGAPVGGADVFFSGELGLPIERLPASTLEPEVPNHPEAADPAKYAKALGLAIGLGPKPMGLNLRKGPLAYERGFAWVKEKVPLLAGLGAAIFVTSILSVSADLYSISRERKALEGALGVVTKDVLGESTESAERAQELLGKLTTVADEDPMPHADAFDVMLKLAENIPQSMVHDIEELDVQKGHVIVHGVVGSIPDAQGIMTALKNEHCFSDVKISRTNQVVGGERQKYVMEFDLKCPEDQKSVAGKKPSGASSASPAGSASAGGGK, from the coding sequence ATGAGCGTCTACGTAGGCATCGACATCGAAGCGAGCACCGTGAAGGTGGCGGCGATCCGCGCGTCGTACCGCAAGACCACCCTCGTGGGCTTCGGTGCTCGGGAGGTCCCCGAGGGGGCGACCGACGCGCAGCGCGCCGAGCTCGTGAAAGAGGCCGTTCGTGCCGTGCTCGGCGAGAAGGGCGGTCTCGGGGACGCGCTCGCCATCGCCGCCGAGGGGGCGAAGTCCGCGGTCGTCACCGTCGATCTCCCCGCGAACGCGCAGAAGGCGATCGGCGACGTGCTCCCGTTCGAGCTCGAGCCGGTGATCCCTTTCGACATGAGCGAGGCGGTGTTCGACTACCGCATGCTCGCGGCGCCGGTGAGCGGCGAGAAGGGCGTGACGTTCCCCGTGCTCGCCGCCGTGGCCCGCACCGCCGACGTCCGCGCTCGCATCGACTTCGTGAAGGCGGCGCTCGGGAGCGAGCCCGAGCGGGTGGGGGTCGGCGCTTTCCCGCTCGCGAACCTCGTCTCGGTGACCCCCACGCTCGCCGGAGAGGCGCCCATCCTGCTCCTCGATCTCGGCCCGCGCTCGACCGACCTCGTCGTTCTCGAGAAGGGCGAGCCCGTGTTCGCGCGGACCCTCTCGTACGGCACGCAGGGCCTCCCGCAGACGGCGCCCAAGATGGCGCGGGAGGTTCGAGCGTCGCTCTTGGCTCACCGGGCCGCCGGCGGCAAGGCACCGACACGAACGTTCCTCTCGGGCGCTCCCGTGGGTGGTGCGGATGTCTTCTTCTCGGGCGAGCTCGGCCTCCCGATCGAGCGGCTCCCCGCGTCGACCCTCGAGCCGGAGGTCCCGAACCACCCGGAGGCCGCGGACCCGGCGAAGTACGCGAAGGCGCTCGGCCTCGCCATCGGCCTCGGACCGAAGCCGATGGGCCTGAACCTCCGCAAGGGGCCGCTCGCGTACGAGCGCGGCTTCGCGTGGGTGAAGGAGAAGGTGCCGCTCCTCGCGGGCCTCGGGGCGGCGATCTTCGTGACGTCGATCCTCTCCGTGAGCGCCGACCTCTACTCGATTTCTCGTGAACGAAAGGCGCTCGAGGGCGCGCTCGGGGTGGTCACCAAGGACGTCTTGGGCGAGAGCACCGAGAGCGCCGAGCGCGCCCAGGAGCTGCTCGGAAAGCTGACGACCGTGGCCGACGAGGATCCGATGCCCCACGCCGACGCCTTCGACGTGATGCTGAAGCTCGCGGAGAACATCCCACAGAGCATGGTCCACGACATCGAGGAGCTCGACGTTCAGAAGGGGCACGTGATCGTGCACGGCGTGGTGGGCTCGATCCCCGACGCCCAGGGCATCATGACCGCGCTCAAGAACGAGCATTGTTTCTCGGACGTGAAGATTTCGCGCACGAACCAGGTCGTCGGTGGCGAGCGCCAAAAGTACGTCATGGAGTTCGACCTGAAGTGCCCCGAGGACCAGAAGTCCGTAGCCGGGAAGAAGCCGTCGGGGGCGTCGTCGGCGTCCCCCGCGGGCAGCGCGAGCGCCGGAGGTGGCAAATGA
- a CDS encoding general secretion pathway protein GspK, translating into MSARADTSQRVRAALRKKRARARAADRGIALVMVLGAIAVLTVMLAEFQDETSAEAASATAERDAVQAEYVARSAVNLSRLLIATEPTIRGAVAPLFMLMKKTPPQLPVWEFSDRLLGAFNDDTGSEDFSATIGVDTKTGKNLGIKDGRFELSIVDEDAKINTNLGAANEIAHIRLAQELMGLMAPPQYNTLFEQKDGTGTFHDRLSICAAIIDWGDQDEQLFNCDMSKLTGASSSGVEDAYYQLLSRPYRRKNAPYDSLDELHMVRGVGEDYWATFVDPDPTNPKKRPVTVWGTGRVNVNTANAQTLLGVVCAGAPQADICLDTTQAQTFLMGVTMARGLTMGAPLFGSPQDFVQTMTGKGQLGPVLAGFGMKPVAFKSESEFQKSIATESKVFSIYAVGVKKSGQKRETRVAIHAVVDFQKTPSLSQAGLGGLPGAVPSAVSPTGATLPPTAQTGTLGAQAVAAQHAAYPQMPVTAGQVVYYRID; encoded by the coding sequence ATGAGCGCCCGCGCCGACACCTCGCAGCGCGTTCGCGCCGCTCTCCGCAAGAAGCGCGCGCGCGCCCGCGCAGCCGATCGGGGGATCGCGCTCGTCATGGTGCTGGGCGCCATCGCGGTGCTCACCGTCATGCTCGCCGAGTTCCAAGACGAGACGAGCGCCGAGGCCGCCAGCGCCACCGCCGAGCGCGACGCGGTCCAAGCCGAGTACGTGGCACGGAGCGCAGTCAACCTGTCGCGCCTCCTCATCGCGACCGAGCCGACCATCCGCGGCGCGGTCGCGCCTCTCTTCATGCTGATGAAGAAGACCCCACCTCAGCTCCCGGTGTGGGAGTTCTCGGATCGGCTCCTCGGGGCCTTCAACGACGACACGGGCAGCGAGGATTTCAGCGCCACGATCGGGGTCGACACGAAGACCGGCAAGAACCTCGGGATCAAGGACGGGCGCTTCGAGCTGTCGATCGTCGACGAGGACGCGAAGATCAACACGAACCTCGGCGCGGCGAACGAGATCGCGCACATTCGCCTGGCCCAGGAGCTCATGGGGCTCATGGCCCCGCCCCAGTACAACACCCTCTTCGAGCAGAAAGACGGGACCGGCACCTTCCACGACCGGCTCTCGATCTGCGCGGCCATCATCGACTGGGGCGATCAAGACGAGCAGCTCTTCAACTGCGACATGTCGAAGCTCACGGGCGCCTCGAGCTCGGGCGTCGAGGACGCGTACTACCAGCTCCTCTCGCGGCCCTACCGCCGCAAGAACGCGCCGTACGACTCGCTCGACGAGCTGCACATGGTCCGCGGCGTCGGCGAGGACTACTGGGCGACCTTCGTCGACCCCGATCCGACCAACCCGAAGAAGCGCCCGGTGACGGTGTGGGGCACGGGCCGCGTCAACGTGAACACCGCGAACGCGCAGACCTTGCTCGGCGTCGTGTGCGCCGGCGCTCCCCAAGCCGACATCTGCCTCGACACGACGCAAGCGCAGACGTTCCTCATGGGGGTCACGATGGCGCGAGGCCTCACGATGGGCGCGCCGCTCTTCGGTTCGCCCCAAGATTTCGTCCAGACGATGACCGGCAAGGGCCAGCTCGGGCCCGTGCTCGCGGGGTTCGGCATGAAGCCCGTCGCGTTCAAGAGCGAGAGCGAGTTCCAGAAGTCGATCGCGACCGAGAGCAAGGTCTTCTCGATCTATGCGGTCGGCGTGAAGAAGAGCGGGCAGAAGCGCGAGACCCGCGTGGCGATCCACGCCGTGGTCGACTTTCAGAAGACCCCCTCGCTCTCGCAGGCGGGGTTGGGCGGGCTCCCTGGAGCCGTGCCGAGCGCGGTCTCTCCTACGGGGGCGACCCTGCCTCCCACCGCGCAGACGGGCACCTTGGGCGCCCAGGCCGTCGCCGCGCAGCACGCAGCCTATCCGCAAATGCCCGTAACTGCTGGGCAAGTTGTGTACTATCGAATCGACTGA
- a CDS encoding general secretion pathway protein GspJ — protein MTLLEILVSLGILGMISILIYGAFDSMARGKRGESMRVDRARQGREAVDRIAREVQSAYLSLHQPQNLSLVTRTTAFVGQSSRDFDRLDFAAFAHRRIDKDAKESDQCEVGFFVVKDPNVPDKLDLVRREQSPIDMDPLRGGVVNLLAENVESFDIRYLDPMTGQWVETWDTTQLSGQPGRLPLAVRIELKMKEVKNDPPYVYTTKVMIPTRSPLTFGMPQ, from the coding sequence ATGACGCTGCTCGAGATCCTCGTCTCGCTCGGGATCCTCGGCATGATCTCGATCCTCATCTACGGGGCCTTCGATTCGATGGCCCGCGGGAAGCGTGGCGAGTCCATGAGAGTCGACCGTGCCCGCCAAGGCCGGGAGGCCGTCGACAGGATCGCTCGTGAGGTCCAGAGCGCGTACCTCTCCCTTCATCAGCCCCAGAACCTGTCGCTCGTTACCCGGACGACGGCGTTCGTGGGCCAGTCCAGCCGAGACTTCGATCGCCTCGATTTTGCGGCCTTCGCGCATCGTCGGATCGACAAGGACGCGAAGGAGTCCGATCAGTGCGAGGTCGGGTTCTTCGTCGTGAAGGACCCGAACGTCCCGGACAAGCTCGATCTCGTACGACGCGAGCAGTCGCCCATCGACATGGACCCGCTTCGCGGCGGCGTCGTGAACCTTCTCGCCGAGAACGTCGAGTCCTTCGACATTCGCTACCTCGATCCGATGACCGGGCAGTGGGTCGAGACGTGGGACACGACCCAGCTCTCCGGGCAACCGGGCCGGCTCCCGCTCGCGGTGCGCATCGAGCTCAAGATGAAGGAGGTCAAGAACGACCCGCCCTACGTCTACACCACCAAGGTGATGATCCCGACCCGCTCACCTCTCACCTTCGGGATGCCGCAATGA